A window from Vulpes vulpes isolate BD-2025 chromosome 9, VulVul3, whole genome shotgun sequence encodes these proteins:
- the LOC112913288 gene encoding olfactory receptor-like protein OLF4: MEPGNDTRISEFLLLGLSEEPELQTLIFGLFLTMYLITVFGNLLIILAIGSDSHLHTPMYFFLDNLSFVDICFTSTTIPKMLLNIQTQSKVITYEGCISQIYFLILFAVSDIFLLSVMAYDRYVAICHPLHYMVIMNPHLCKLLVLVSWIMSILNSLLHCLMMLRLSFCTHFQIPHFFCELNQMIQLACSDTFLNNLVMYFAAVLLAGGPFAGILYSYSKIVSSIHRISSAQGKYKAFSTCASHLSVVSLFYCTMLGVYLSSAATQSSHTSAVVSVMYTLVAPMLNPFIYSLRNKDIKRALKRIIGVPEM; this comes from the coding sequence ATGGAACCAGGAAATGATACACGAATTTCAGagtttcttcttctgggattatCAGAGGAACCAGAATTGCAAACCCTCATATTTGGGCTTTTCCTCACCATGTACCTGATCACTGTGTTTGGAAATCTACTCATCATCCTGGCCATTGGCTCTGactcccacctccacacccccatgtacttctttcTTGACAACCTGTCCTTTGTAGACATCTGtttcacctccaccaccatcccCAAGATGCTGCTGAATATCCAGACTCAGAGCAAAGTGATCACTTATGAAGGCTGCATctcacagatttattttctcatactcTTTGCCGTGTCAGACATCTTTCTTCTGAGTGTGATGGCCTATGACCGGTATGTGGCCATCTGCCATCCCCTACACTACATGGTCATAATGAACCCTCATCTCTGTAAACTGCTAGTTCTGGTGTCCTGGATCATGTCTATCCTGAATTCCTTGCTACATTGTTTAATGATGTTGCGGCTGTCCTTCTGTACACACTTCCAAATCCCCCACTTTTTTTGTGAACTCAACCAGATGATCCAACTTGCCTGTTCTGACACCTTTCTTAATAACTTGGTGATGTATTTTGCAGCTGTCCTGCTGGCTGGTGGTCCTTTCGCTGGGATCCTTTACTCTTACTCTAAGATTGTTTCCTCCATACACAGAATCTCATCAGCTCAGGGCAAGTATAAAGCATTTTCCACCTGTGCATCTCACCTCTCAGTTGTCTCCTTATTTTATTGTACGATGCTTGGTGTGTACCTTAGCTCTGCTGCTACCCAGAGCTCCCACACAAGTGCAGTGGTCTCTGTAATGTACACTTTGGTTGCACCCATGTTGAACCCCTTCATCTACAGCCTGAGGAACAAAGATATAAAGAGAGCTCTGAAAAGAATCATTGGGGTTCCAGAGATGTAA